A genome region from Mastacembelus armatus chromosome 8, fMasArm1.2, whole genome shotgun sequence includes the following:
- the elfn2b gene encoding protein phosphatase 1 regulatory subunit 29 — translation MKTMSPTSSLLLIFPSILFFSHFANMVNGDCWLIEGDKGYVWLAICSQNQPPYETIPQHINNTVHDLRLNENKLKAVLFSSMYRFTNLTDLNLTKNEISYIEDGAFAGQANLQVLQLGYNKLTNLTEGMMRGLVRMQCLFLQHNLIEVIASNVFFECPSLSSIDLSSNKLAHIDPSTFAVLNRLMVCELAANPFHCGCDLYSFLTWLESFNNVTHTYDRLQCETPREMFGFPLLSPIAAGHAGRNAKNILYHHCRDGVMIPGMTSLPPDLDGPSGIGPEMFGGVGPYHQPTTSSSSTENSFTPSIKLHEVYLSSASLLVQIPRPYSKMYILTQYNNTFVSDVMNLKNKKEMITLNKLKPHNNYTFCVGSIRNSQRYNHTCLQFSTRAQNHDDMLSTPSTTTHYIMTIVGCLFGMLIVLGLVYYCLRKKRMHDEKKKSICVKKTILEMRYGPEVAAAVANDPSAVHKLQEQSREHHQYQHHHGGKLPMSTSSSSGMLHSANTSSSRLSSIPQVEKMATAFSEAMATSKGNYMDVRTGGLGMERVGDGHGGMRGEDLRDDDGTDIGEDSDDDGHGSASEISTIAMEVDKVNQIINNCIDALKLDAAAVSASGGSTNPTVSSNPTSPPPTSASSLTRGLIPLSQGLTETCQVIAPNKIPPPPPLPALNAPLSERPGITGGGFVVTPPYRPPPPANAVRPIQRQMSADAAVVMVNAVKKQCSTTSCGSMGRDRERGGARVYSLDVPEPRSPDACNQQQQQYPERASPVSCGEPLERLPLVGSGSCGGGGGGGCDSGGVGAQHQDIQKPHHYHQQQQIQPQQQLEVQQDYHCSEHRHSVPALYYEGSHQGSPAQRVSFLKPLTRSRRDAASYSQLSPARHHSNYSGYSSSPEYSSESSLRIWERFRPYRKGQRDEACYVTAGNALRKKVQFAKGEDLHDILDYWKGVSAQQKL, via the exons ATGAAAACCATGTCTCCCACCTCCAGTCTCCTTCTAATTTTCCCCTCCATTCTATTCTTCTCCCACTTTGCCAACATGGTTAATGGGGACTGCTGGCTCATTGAGGGGGATAAAGGCTACGTATGGCTGGCTATCTGCAGTCAAAACCAGCCACCATATGAGACTATCCCTCAGCACATCAATAACACAGTCCATGACTTGAGATTGaatgaaaacaagctgaaaGCGGTTCTCTTCAGCTCCATGTACCGCTTCACCAACCTGACTGACCTCAACCTCACCAAGAATGAAATCAGCTATATTGAGGATGGAGCCTTTGCAGGACAAGCCAACCTACAG GTTCTTCAGCTTGGCTACAACAAGCTGACAAACTTAACTGAGGGTATGATGAGAGGGCTTGTCCGCATGCAATGCCTCTTTCTCCAGCACAACCTCATTGAGGTTATTGCCAGTAATGTATTCTTCGAGTGCCCCAGCCTCAGCAGTATTGACCTGTCATCCAACAAACTTGCCCACATTGACCCATCCACATTTGCAGTTCTCAATCGGTTGATGGTGTGTGAACTGGCAGCAAATCCATTCCATTGTGGCTGTGATCTTTATAGCTTTCTAACCTGGTTGGAGTCCTTCAACAATGTTACACACACCTATGACCGCCTCCAATGTGAGACACCTCGAGAAATGTTTGGTTTCCCCTTACTGAGTCCTATTGCTGCTGGTCATGCTGGTCGcaatgcaaaaaacattttgtaccATCACTGTAGAGATGGAGTGATGATTCCAGGAATGACCTCTCTTCCCCCAGATCTAGATGGTCCATCTGGGATAGGGCCAGAGATGTTTGGTGGTGTGGGGCCATACCACCAGCCCACCACCTCTTCCTCATCTACTGAAAACAGTTTCACTCCAAGCATTAAGCTCCATGAAGTGTATTTGTCATCAGCCTCTCTACTTGTGCAGATTCCAAGGCCATACagcaaaatgtatattttaactcAATACAACAACACATTTGTGTCTGATGTCATGAATTTGAAGAACAAGAAGGAGATGATTACACTTAATAAGCTCAAGCCACACAACAATTACACTTTTTGTGTTGGATCCATCCGCAACTCTCAACGTTACAACCACACCTGCCTTCAGTTTTCCACTCGGGCTCAAAATCATGATGACATGCTCTCTACACCTTCCACCACTACTCACTACATAATGACCATTGTTGGCTGCCTTTTTGGCATGCTCATTGTTTTAGGCCTTGTCTACTATTGTCTACGTAAGAAACGGATGCATGACGAGAAGAAGAAGTCTATTTGTGTCAAAAAAACTATATTGGAAATGCGCTATGGACCAGAGgttgcagcagcagtggcaaATGATCCATCAGCAGTCCACAAGCTTCAGGAGCAGTCCAGAGAACATCACCAGTATCAGCACCACCATGGAGGCAAACTTCCCATGTCAACATCCTCGAGCTCTGGAATGCTACATTCAGCTAACACTAGTTCCTCCAGACTTAGCTCTATCCCTCAAGTGGAAAAGATGGCCACTGCCTTTTCTGAGGCCATGGCTACAAGTAAAGGAAATTATATGGATGTCAGAACTGGAGGACTAGGTATGGAGAGGGTGGGAGATGGGCATGGAGGTATGAGGGGTGAAGACTTGAGGGATGACGATGGAACTGATATTGGGGAAGACTCAGATGATGATGGACATGGCTCTGCATCAGAGATCTCCACCATTGCCATGGAGGTGGACAAGGTTAACCAGATCATTAACAATTGCATTGATGCATTGAAACTGGATGCAGCAGCAGTGTCTGCTTCAGGGGGCTCTACTAACCCTACAGTTTCCTCCAACCCCACCTCACCTCCCCCTACCAGTGCATCCTCCCTCACCCGGGGCCTAATCCCACTCTCCCAAGGGTTGACAGAGACATGCCAGGTCATTGCTCCCAACAAAAtaccccctccacccccactcCCTGCCTTGAATGCCCCTCTTTCTGAGCGCCCAGGGATCACTGGTGGTGGCTTTGTTGTTACTCCACCTTACAGACCTCCTCCACCAGCTAATGCTGTACGCCCCATTCAGCGGCAAATGAGTGCAGATGCAGCTGTAGTTATGGTCAATGCTGTCAAGAAACAGTGCAGCACCACCTCCTGTGGCTCCATGGGTCGAGACCGGGAACGTGGAGGAGCTAGGGTTTATAGCTTGGATGTTCCTGAGCCAAGGAGCCCTGATGCCTGtaatcaacaacagcagcagtaccCAGAACGAGCCAGTCCCGTGAGCTGTGGGGAGCCCCTGGAAAGGCTGCCTTTAGTGGGGAGTGGAAGCTGtggtggagggggtggtggtggttgcGACAGTGGTGGTGTTGGTGCTCAACATCAGGACATCCAGAAGCCACACCACTACCATCAACAGCAACAAATACAACCGCAGCAACAACTGGAGGTGCAGCAGGACTACCACTGCTCGGAGCACCGCCACTCCGTCCCAGCTCTCTACTATGAAGGCTCCCACCAGGGCTCCCCAGCCCAGAGAGTTTCCTTTCTAAAGCCCTTGACACGCTCACGCAGGGATGCAGCATCTTACTCCCAGCTTTCTCCTGCTCGCCACCATTCCAATTACTCTGGCTACTCCTCCAGCCCAGAATACTCCTCAGAAAGCTCACTGCGCATCTGGGAGCGCTTTCGTCCCTACCGGAAAGGCCAGCGTGATGAGGCCTGTTATGTAACAGCTGGAAATGCCCTTCGAAAAAAAGTGCAGTTCGCTAAAGGCGAGGACCTGCATGACATCCTTGATTACTGGA